From a single Staphylococcus epidermidis genomic region:
- the queD gene encoding 6-carboxytetrahydropterin synthase QueD: MQQIYPSVTHPYQFELNKDFNFSAAHYIPFEEAGKCIRTHGHTYYVNLTIAGNTLDKCGFLVNFRDLKKLVHEQFDHYLLNDLPAFKDKSPSTEIVAQTIYHIIQKELNQRENQPKCVQVYLRETPSSYVVYRPKEDQV, encoded by the coding sequence ATGCAACAAATATATCCAAGTGTCACTCACCCATATCAATTCGAACTTAACAAAGATTTTAACTTTTCAGCTGCACATTACATTCCCTTTGAAGAAGCGGGAAAATGTATTCGTACACACGGTCATACGTATTACGTCAACTTAACAATCGCTGGTAATACACTAGATAAATGTGGATTTTTAGTTAATTTTAGAGATTTAAAAAAGCTAGTTCATGAACAATTTGACCATTATTTGCTTAATGACTTACCTGCTTTTAAGGATAAAAGTCCCTCAACAGAAATTGTCGCACAAACGATTTACCACATTATTCAAAAAGAGTTAAATCAAAGAGAGAATCAACCGAAATGTGTTCAAGTTTATCTTAGAGAAACACCTTCAAGTTACGTAGTTTATAGACCAAAGGAAGATCAAGTGTAA
- a CDS encoding hemolysin family protein: METSTIISLAIFFLLIALTTVFVGSEFALVKVRSTRIEQLVDEGNKSAKIVKKMIDNLDYYLSACQLGITVTSLGLGWLGEPTFEKMMHPLFELLHLPSPLTTTISFVVSFIVVTYLHVVLGELAPKSFAIQHTEQLALLYSRPLFYFGNFMKPLIWLMNGSSRVIVRMFGFDPDAQTDAMSEEEIKIIINNSYNGGEINQTELAYMQNIFSFDERHAKDIMVPRTQMVTLNEPFNVDELLDTIKEHQFTRYPITEDGDKDHVKGFINVKEFLTEYASGKPIKIANYIHELPMISETTRISDALVRMQREHVHISLIIDEYGGTAGILTMEDILEEIVGEIRDEFDDDEVNDIVKLDDHTYQINGRVLLDDLNEKFGIEFEDSEDIDTIGGWLQSQNTNLQKDDFVDTEYDRWTITEIDNHQIIWVNLNYEFNSGRPSVNEEQEDDERD, encoded by the coding sequence TTGGAAACTTCGACCATAATTAGTTTAGCTATATTTTTTCTTTTGATTGCATTAACAACAGTATTCGTTGGGTCAGAATTTGCACTAGTAAAAGTGAGATCAACGCGTATTGAACAATTAGTAGATGAGGGTAATAAGAGCGCAAAAATTGTCAAAAAAATGATAGACAATCTTGATTATTACTTATCTGCCTGTCAATTAGGTATTACAGTAACATCTTTAGGCTTAGGTTGGTTAGGTGAACCGACATTTGAAAAGATGATGCACCCACTATTCGAGTTATTACATTTACCTAGTCCTTTAACAACGACGATTTCATTTGTTGTTTCATTCATTGTTGTGACATATTTACATGTTGTATTAGGCGAATTGGCACCTAAATCATTTGCTATTCAACATACAGAACAACTTGCACTTTTATATTCAAGACCATTATTTTATTTTGGTAATTTTATGAAACCACTTATATGGTTAATGAATGGTTCTTCTCGTGTGATTGTCAGAATGTTTGGATTTGATCCAGATGCTCAAACTGATGCAATGTCAGAAGAAGAAATAAAAATTATTATAAACAATAGTTATAACGGTGGAGAGATTAACCAAACCGAGCTTGCGTATATGCAAAATATTTTTTCATTTGATGAACGTCATGCAAAAGATATTATGGTGCCACGTACACAAATGGTTACGCTCAACGAACCATTTAATGTAGATGAATTATTAGATACTATCAAAGAACATCAGTTTACAAGATATCCAATCACTGAAGATGGTGATAAAGACCATGTAAAAGGTTTTATAAATGTCAAAGAGTTTTTAACAGAATATGCGTCAGGTAAACCGATTAAAATCGCCAATTATATTCATGAATTACCCATGATTTCAGAAACAACTAGAATAAGTGATGCTCTTGTAAGAATGCAAAGAGAGCATGTACATATTAGTTTGATTATAGATGAGTATGGTGGGACAGCTGGTATTTTAACAATGGAAGATATTTTAGAAGAAATTGTTGGTGAAATCAGAGACGAATTTGATGATGACGAAGTTAACGATATAGTTAAACTTGATGATCATACTTATCAAATTAATGGTCGTGTTTTACTTGATGATTTAAATGAAAAATTTGGCATAGAGTTTGAAGATTCAGAAGATATTGATACTATTGGTGGTTGGTTACAATCACAAAATACTAATTTGCAAAAAGATGACTTCGTTGATACTGAATATGATCGTTGGACGATTACAGAAATCGACAATCATCAAATTATTTGGGTCAACTTAAATTATGAATTTAATAGTGGACGTCCTTCTGTTAATGAAGAACAAGAAGATGACGAACGTGATTAA
- a CDS encoding PTS fructose transporter subunit IIABC: MRITELLTKETIAMDLDASDKSGVITELVNQLDKAGKLSDPVSFKEAIHNRESQSTTGIGEGIAIPHAKVAAVKTPAIAFGKSKEGVDYQSLDMQPAHLFFMIAAPEGGAQTHLDALAKLSGILMDEKIREKLIHAESPEEVLNIIDEADDEATKEEEAEANENATVSTDNSNQDNNEPYVLAVTACPTGIAHTYMARDALKKQAEKMNIKIKVETNGSSGIKNHLTEQDIERATGIIVAADVHVETDRFDGKNVVEVPVADGIKRPEELINTALDTNRKPFVAQGGSKKHDDNEEKLSPGKAFYKHLMNGVSNMLPLVISGGILMAIVFLFGANSFKPDSSEYNAFAEQLWNIGKNSAFALIIPILAGFIARSIADKPGFAAGLVGGMLAISGGSGFIGGIIAGFLAGYLTQGIKYITRKLPQAIEGLKPTLIYPLLSVSITGLLMVYVFNPPAAWLNHLLLNGLNSLSGSNIMLLGLVIGAMMAIDMGGPFNKAAYVFATAALTEGNAAPITAAMIGGMIPPLAIATAMLIFRRKFTKEQRGSIVPNYVMGLSFITEGAIPFAAADPLRVIPSMMVGSGVAGAIALGLGSSIKAPHGGIFVIIGTDFNHILQTLIALVVGTLVSALIYGFLKPKVTENEIQASQAMDE; the protein is encoded by the coding sequence ATGAGAATTACTGAACTGTTAACTAAAGAAACAATAGCGATGGATTTAGATGCTTCTGATAAAAGTGGGGTGATTACTGAGCTTGTTAATCAATTGGATAAAGCAGGTAAGTTAAGTGACCCTGTATCGTTTAAAGAGGCAATTCATAATCGTGAATCTCAGAGCACAACAGGAATTGGTGAAGGTATTGCTATACCACATGCTAAAGTTGCAGCAGTTAAAACACCTGCAATTGCATTCGGTAAATCTAAAGAAGGTGTGGATTATCAAAGTTTAGACATGCAACCTGCACACTTATTCTTTATGATTGCAGCGCCTGAAGGTGGAGCACAAACGCATTTAGATGCGCTTGCGAAACTTTCTGGAATATTAATGGATGAGAAAATACGTGAAAAATTAATTCATGCTGAATCTCCTGAAGAAGTGTTAAACATTATCGATGAAGCGGATGATGAGGCAACAAAAGAAGAAGAAGCAGAAGCGAACGAAAATGCAACTGTTTCAACTGACAACTCAAATCAAGATAATAATGAGCCATATGTTTTAGCTGTTACAGCATGCCCAACTGGGATTGCCCACACATATATGGCACGTGATGCTTTGAAAAAGCAAGCTGAGAAGATGAACATCAAAATTAAAGTTGAAACAAATGGTTCTAGTGGTATTAAAAACCATTTAACTGAACAAGATATAGAACGTGCAACTGGAATAATTGTTGCAGCAGATGTCCATGTAGAAACTGATCGTTTTGATGGGAAAAATGTGGTTGAGGTTCCTGTTGCTGATGGTATTAAGCGTCCCGAGGAACTAATTAATACAGCTTTAGATACAAATCGTAAACCATTTGTAGCGCAAGGTGGATCTAAAAAACATGACGATAATGAAGAAAAGTTAAGTCCAGGAAAAGCATTCTATAAACACTTAATGAATGGTGTTTCTAATATGTTACCACTTGTTATTTCGGGTGGTATCTTAATGGCAATTGTATTCTTATTCGGCGCAAACTCATTTAAGCCTGATAGTTCAGAATATAATGCATTTGCCGAACAATTATGGAATATTGGTAAAAATAGTGCCTTTGCTTTAATTATTCCAATTTTAGCTGGTTTCATTGCACGTAGTATTGCAGATAAACCAGGTTTTGCAGCTGGTTTAGTTGGTGGTATGTTAGCTATTTCTGGAGGTTCTGGCTTTATTGGTGGAATTATTGCTGGTTTCTTAGCAGGTTATTTAACTCAAGGAATTAAATATATTACACGTAAATTGCCACAAGCAATTGAAGGCTTGAAACCTACTTTAATCTATCCATTACTTTCAGTTTCAATTACTGGATTGTTAATGGTGTATGTCTTTAATCCGCCAGCAGCTTGGTTAAATCATTTGCTACTAAATGGTTTAAATAGTCTGTCAGGCTCTAATATTATGTTACTTGGTCTTGTGATTGGAGCTATGATGGCAATTGACATGGGCGGTCCATTTAATAAAGCAGCTTATGTATTTGCTACTGCTGCATTAACGGAAGGAAATGCAGCTCCTATTACTGCAGCGATGATTGGTGGTATGATTCCTCCATTAGCTATCGCTACAGCAATGTTAATCTTTAGAAGAAAATTCACTAAAGAGCAAAGAGGCTCAATTGTACCAAACTATGTCATGGGATTATCATTTATTACTGAAGGTGCCATCCCATTCGCAGCTGCCGATCCATTACGTGTGATTCCTTCAATGATGGTTGGCTCAGGTGTGGCTGGAGCAATTGCTTTAGGTTTAGGATCAAGTATCAAAGCACCTCATGGTGGAATTTTCGTCATTATTGGTACTGATTTTAACCATATACTTCAAACTCTTATTGCTTTAGTTGTGGGTACGTTAGTTTCAGCTTTAATTTATGGTTTCTTGAAACCAAAAGTAACAGAAAATGAAATTCAAGCATCTCAAGCTATGGATGAATAG
- a CDS encoding aldo/keto reductase → MTNDVQILNNGYPMPAVGLGVYKIADEQMEEVVRTALDAGYRAFDTAYFYGNEKALGSALKHSNVERDELFITSKLWNDYQGYDQTIEYFNKSLDNLGLDYLDLFLIHWPCENDQLYIESYKALEHLYEEGKIKAIGVCNFKIHHLEKLMKETKITPQVNQIELHPYFNQQDVQDFCDEHDIKVTAWMPLMRNKGLLDDPVITDIAHRYDKTPAQIVLRWHLAHNRIIIPKSQTPKRIKENFDIFDFNLELTDVAEIDSLNKNARQGKDPDNVSIGDLK, encoded by the coding sequence ATGACAAATGATGTCCAAATTTTAAATAACGGTTATCCAATGCCTGCAGTTGGATTAGGAGTTTATAAGATAGCGGATGAGCAGATGGAAGAGGTTGTCCGTACAGCTTTAGATGCAGGATATCGTGCATTTGATACGGCATACTTTTATGGAAATGAAAAAGCCTTAGGTAGTGCATTAAAACATTCAAATGTTGAGAGGGACGAGTTATTCATAACATCTAAACTTTGGAATGATTATCAAGGTTATGACCAAACAATAGAGTACTTTAATAAATCATTGGACAATTTAGGGTTAGACTATTTAGATTTATTTTTAATTCATTGGCCTTGTGAAAATGATCAATTGTATATTGAATCATATAAAGCCTTAGAACATTTATATGAAGAAGGTAAAATAAAAGCCATTGGTGTATGTAACTTTAAGATACATCATTTAGAAAAGTTAATGAAAGAAACTAAAATTACACCACAGGTGAATCAAATTGAGTTACATCCGTACTTTAACCAACAAGATGTACAAGACTTTTGTGATGAACATGATATTAAAGTAACAGCTTGGATGCCTTTAATGCGCAATAAAGGGTTGCTTGATGACCCTGTAATTACAGATATTGCTCATCGTTATGATAAAACACCTGCACAAATTGTCTTACGTTGGCATCTTGCACATAATCGTATTATCATTCCTAAATCACAAACACCTAAACGTATTAAAGAAAATTTTGATATTTTTGATTTTAATCTTGAGTTAACAGATGTTGCAGAAATAGATAGTTTAAATAAAAATGCTAGACAAGGAAAAGATCCTGATAATGTCAGTATTGGAGATTTGAAATAA
- a CDS encoding glycosyltransferase family 2 protein: protein MKIRVIVPCYNEGEVVLKTYDKLTEIMKKDSLIKNYEYDLLFINDGSTDTTIHHIKNIVAYDNHVKYLSFSRNFGKEAAMIAGYQHSTMHDAVIMIDGDLQHPPEYIPQMIEGYIEGYDQVVAKRNRQGENFVRKTLSRCYYKLINAFVEDIQFEDGVGDFRLLSRRAVQALTTLDEYNRFSKGLFEWIGYETKVFQYENVTREDGESKWTFRKLLNYGIDGLISFNNKPLRMMIYLGMFTFSISILYIIYLLINILINGINIPGYFTTIAAILLLGGIQLMSIGVVGEYIGRIYYEVKHRTKYIVENSNIQTENLDMRYNALNLNKNRNNKRSNDLYKLSSFYKVKTYSDTYASNYSQDEGFKERVH, encoded by the coding sequence ATGAAAATCAGAGTCATCGTCCCTTGCTATAATGAAGGCGAAGTCGTTTTGAAAACTTATGACAAATTAACTGAAATAATGAAGAAAGATAGTTTAATCAAAAATTATGAATACGATTTACTCTTTATTAACGATGGTAGTACAGATACGACAATACATCATATCAAGAATATTGTTGCGTATGATAACCATGTTAAATATCTTTCATTCAGTCGAAACTTTGGCAAAGAAGCTGCAATGATTGCTGGCTATCAGCATAGCACAATGCACGACGCGGTGATTATGATTGATGGAGATTTACAACATCCGCCTGAATATATTCCACAAATGATAGAGGGTTACATTGAAGGTTATGATCAAGTGGTTGCTAAGAGAAATCGTCAGGGAGAGAATTTTGTACGTAAAACTTTGTCTCGTTGTTATTATAAATTAATTAATGCATTTGTAGAGGATATCCAATTTGAAGACGGCGTTGGTGATTTTAGATTACTCAGTCGACGTGCAGTTCAAGCTTTAACAACACTTGATGAATATAATCGTTTCTCTAAGGGTCTATTTGAATGGATAGGTTATGAAACAAAAGTATTTCAATATGAAAATGTGACGCGTGAAGATGGAGAATCTAAGTGGACTTTTAGAAAGTTACTCAACTATGGTATTGATGGACTCATCTCTTTTAACAATAAGCCTTTACGCATGATGATATACTTAGGTATGTTCACGTTTTCTATCAGTATTTTATATATAATTTATTTATTAATAAATATTTTGATTAATGGTATAAATATACCTGGTTATTTTACTACGATTGCTGCTATATTATTGTTGGGTGGTATTCAATTAATGTCTATTGGCGTAGTAGGAGAATATATTGGTCGTATTTATTATGAAGTTAAACATAGAACGAAGTATATTGTTGAAAACTCTAATATTCAGACTGAGAATCTCGACATGAGATATAATGCTTTAAACCTGAATAAAAATAGAAACAACAAGCGTAGTAATGATTTATATAAATTAAGTTCTTTTTATAAAGTTAAAACATATAGTGATACGTATGCATCAAATTATTCTCAAGATGAAGGTTTTAAAGAGCGTGTACATTAA
- the nagA gene encoding N-acetylglucosamine-6-phosphate deacetylase: MSEYVLTNGIVYTENEMINNGYVHIKDGKILDVGKCPFHPSSSHNTIDIIDVKKRHILPGFIDIHIHGGYGEDAMDASEQGLQHLAESLLSEGTTSFLATTMTQSTVNIERALQTIAKYTQQQDVTNAAEIVGVHLEGPFISEHKVGAQHPQFVQRPTVDKIKSFQEVANGLIKIITYAPEVDGATETLKTMKNDIIFSIGHTVATFDQANTAVSHGAKHITHLYNAATGFQHREPGVFGAAWLNQGLHTEMIVDGVHSHPASIALAYRLKGNQSCYLITDAMRAKGMPEGHYDLGGQDVIVKGSEARLSSGALAGSILKMNEGLKNLIQFTGDTIEHLWRVTSLNQAITLGIDDIKGSIKIGKDADIVIIDDACNVETTIKNGKYHAFK, from the coding sequence ATGTCAGAATATGTTTTAACGAATGGCATCGTATATACAGAAAATGAAATGATTAACAATGGATATGTTCATATTAAAGATGGGAAAATTTTAGACGTTGGTAAGTGTCCTTTTCATCCGTCATCGTCGCATAATACAATTGACATTATTGATGTAAAAAAACGACATATACTGCCAGGATTTATAGATATTCACATCCATGGGGGGTATGGTGAAGATGCCATGGATGCATCTGAACAAGGCTTACAACATTTAGCAGAATCACTCCTTTCTGAGGGGACAACATCTTTTTTAGCAACAACAATGACACAGTCAACAGTCAATATTGAGCGAGCACTTCAAACTATTGCTAAATATACTCAACAACAAGATGTTACAAATGCTGCCGAAATTGTGGGAGTACATCTTGAAGGTCCATTTATTTCAGAACATAAAGTAGGCGCACAACATCCTCAATTCGTACAACGTCCTACGGTTGATAAAATAAAGTCGTTTCAGGAAGTAGCGAATGGACTAATTAAGATTATTACGTACGCTCCTGAAGTTGATGGAGCAACAGAAACGTTAAAGACAATGAAAAATGATATCATTTTTTCAATCGGACATACGGTGGCAACGTTTGATCAAGCGAATACAGCTGTGAGTCATGGTGCCAAACACATCACTCATTTGTATAATGCAGCGACCGGCTTTCAACATAGAGAACCAGGTGTATTTGGTGCAGCCTGGTTAAATCAAGGGTTGCATACTGAAATGATTGTGGATGGTGTTCATTCACATCCTGCATCCATCGCACTTGCATATAGACTTAAGGGGAATCAAAGCTGTTATTTAATTACAGATGCGATGAGAGCTAAAGGAATGCCAGAAGGACATTATGATTTAGGTGGTCAGGATGTGATTGTAAAGGGAAGTGAAGCACGCCTGTCTTCTGGGGCTTTAGCTGGAAGTATACTCAAAATGAACGAAGGACTTAAAAATTTAATACAATTTACAGGTGACACGATTGAGCATTTATGGAGAGTAACAAGTTTAAATCAAGCGATAACATTAGGTATAGACGACATAAAAGGTAGTATTAAAATCGGGAAAGATGCAGATATTGTTATCATAGATGATGCATGTAATGTTGAAACGACGATTAAAAATGGAAAATATCATGCTTTCAAATGA
- a CDS encoding DM13 domain-containing protein, translating into MNTKYLLAVGAIVTSLTLGACGNSNSESDHANHKDKQQEDSNVKTDTTKKLSGNFESKNGEKVEGKAKIENGKLMLENYKSSKGPDLYVYLTKNGDIKSGKKISTVDYNKSKQTFDLKNVDLEKYNEVTIYCEKAHVIFGGAKLK; encoded by the coding sequence ATGAATACAAAATATTTATTAGCAGTCGGAGCAATTGTTACATCACTTACATTAGGCGCATGTGGAAATTCTAACTCGGAAAGCGATCACGCTAATCACAAAGATAAACAACAAGAAGACAGTAATGTAAAAACAGACACAACCAAAAAATTATCTGGTAATTTTGAATCTAAAAACGGAGAAAAAGTAGAAGGTAAAGCTAAAATTGAAAATGGCAAACTTATGTTAGAGAATTACAAATCTTCTAAAGGTCCAGACCTATATGTTTACCTAACTAAAAACGGAGATATTAAATCCGGTAAAAAGATTTCAACAGTAGACTACAATAAATCCAAACAAACTTTTGATTTAAAAAATGTAGATTTAGAAAAATACAATGAAGTAACAATTTATTGCGAAAAAGCACATGTAATTTTTGGTGGCGCTAAATTAAAATAA
- the saeR gene encoding response regulator transcription factor SaeR: MTHLLIVDDEKDIVDICQTYFEYEGYQVTTTTCGKEALKLLSSDIDIMILDIMMPEVSGYDIVKKMKDMQLDIPFIYLTAKTQEHDTIYALTLGADDYIKKPFSPRELVLRTNNLLARMSKSNHSNKIEQLEFDGLVLKNLSKTLTINNIEIPMRIKEFELLWYLASREGEVISKSELLEKVWGYDYYEDANTVNVHIHRIREKLEKHDFLPYTITTVWGLGYKFERSR, encoded by the coding sequence ATGACCCACTTACTAATCGTGGATGATGAAAAAGATATTGTAGACATTTGTCAAACGTATTTCGAATATGAAGGATATCAGGTTACGACAACAACATGTGGTAAAGAAGCACTAAAATTATTATCTTCAGATATAGATATTATGATTTTAGACATTATGATGCCGGAAGTTAGCGGATACGATATTGTCAAAAAAATGAAAGATATGCAACTTGATATACCTTTCATATATCTAACAGCAAAAACTCAAGAACATGACACGATATACGCACTGACGTTAGGTGCTGATGACTATATTAAAAAACCCTTTAGCCCAAGAGAACTAGTATTACGTACTAATAACCTTCTCGCTAGAATGAGTAAATCAAATCATTCTAATAAAATTGAGCAATTAGAATTTGATGGTTTAGTTTTAAAAAATTTAAGCAAGACACTTACCATTAACAATATAGAGATACCTATGCGCATTAAAGAATTTGAATTGCTATGGTATCTTGCTTCTAGAGAAGGTGAAGTTATTTCTAAATCCGAACTTCTAGAAAAAGTATGGGGATATGACTATTACGAAGATGCTAACACTGTCAATGTCCACATACATAGAATTCGCGAGAAATTAGAAAAACATGATTTTTTACCCTACACTATTACAACTGTGTGGGGCCTTGGTTATAAGTTTGAAAGGAGCCGATAA
- the queE gene encoding 7-carboxy-7-deazaguanine synthase QueE, with the protein MAKIPVLEIFGPTIQGEGRVIGRKTMFVRTAGCDYRCSWCDSAFTWDGSAKEDIKLMTAEEIYDALLEIGGHRFNHVTISGGNPALIKGIQELVDLFEDKHIYTALETQGSRFQSWMTQIDDLTISPKPPSSGMKTNLEILDSVINQCTFHSLNLKVVIFDDADYDFAKLIHHRYPNIPFYLQVGNPYLDDNVDQHTDKLLERYEQLVDRVMQSSDMNHVYVLPQLHTLLWSNKKGV; encoded by the coding sequence ATGGCTAAAATACCCGTTTTAGAAATATTTGGACCAACGATTCAAGGTGAAGGTCGTGTAATAGGAAGAAAAACAATGTTTGTGCGTACAGCTGGTTGTGATTATCGATGTAGCTGGTGTGATTCTGCATTTACTTGGGACGGTAGTGCTAAAGAAGATATCAAATTAATGACTGCTGAAGAAATTTATGATGCGTTACTTGAAATAGGTGGTCATCGATTTAATCACGTAACTATATCCGGAGGTAACCCTGCGTTAATCAAAGGTATACAGGAATTAGTAGATTTATTTGAAGACAAACATATTTATACAGCTTTAGAAACACAAGGTAGTCGTTTCCAATCATGGATGACACAAATTGACGATTTAACGATTAGTCCAAAACCCCCTAGTTCGGGAATGAAAACTAATCTAGAAATATTAGATTCTGTTATAAATCAATGTACATTTCATTCACTTAATTTGAAAGTTGTGATTTTTGACGATGCAGACTATGATTTTGCAAAATTAATTCATCATCGCTACCCTAACATCCCATTCTATCTACAAGTAGGTAATCCTTATCTTGATGATAACGTTGACCAACATACAGATAAATTACTTGAAAGGTATGAGCAATTAGTGGATCGTGTAATGCAAAGTAGTGATATGAATCATGTCTATGTACTACCGCAATTACACACATTATTATGGAGTAATAAAAAAGGTGTCTAA
- a CDS encoding sensor histidine kinase — protein sequence MFSIRSQIIIGVISSVILTTIILVIAYKLMWFNGHMTLTLAITTMITSCLTLSICSIFINPLIQKIKQFNIKTKQFINHEKFIDDETFQSPREIKELNDSFNKMAYEINNQMNMIKNEQQEKTEIIQNLAHDLKTPLAGIRSYSEGLRDGVISDPQEVHEAYEILIKQANRLSILFDDITHVINLNTGRSYPLELIQLDQLLVNILQPYEQHIKQENRTLEVNFCTDIDAFYQYRPPIERILTNLLDNALKFSNSGSRIDIIISECKENDVISISIKDEGIGIVPELQSRIFERTFRVEDSRNTKTGGSGLGLYIANELAQQIDASITVQSDLDIGTTMTLTLKKFQFKK from the coding sequence ATTTTTTCAATAAGAAGTCAAATCATTATCGGTGTCATTTCAAGCGTTATTTTAACAACAATTATACTGGTTATTGCATATAAGCTCATGTGGTTTAATGGTCACATGACACTCACTTTAGCCATCACTACTATGATAACAAGCTGTTTAACACTTTCGATTTGTAGTATTTTTATTAATCCTTTAATTCAGAAGATTAAGCAATTCAATATTAAGACTAAGCAATTTATAAATCACGAAAAATTCATTGATGATGAAACATTTCAGTCTCCTAGAGAAATTAAAGAGTTGAATGATTCTTTTAATAAAATGGCATATGAAATCAATAATCAAATGAATATGATAAAAAACGAGCAACAAGAAAAAACTGAAATCATACAAAACCTTGCACATGATTTAAAAACACCTTTAGCTGGTATTCGATCATATTCTGAAGGTTTACGGGATGGCGTCATTAGTGATCCTCAAGAAGTTCATGAAGCATATGAAATATTAATTAAACAAGCAAATCGTTTATCAATTTTATTTGATGACATTACACATGTGATTAATTTAAATACTGGACGTTCTTATCCTTTGGAATTAATACAGCTCGATCAATTACTTGTTAATATATTACAACCATACGAACAACACATAAAACAAGAAAATCGTACACTTGAAGTTAATTTCTGCACAGATATTGATGCATTCTACCAGTATCGACCTCCAATCGAACGTATTTTGACCAATTTACTAGATAATGCATTAAAATTTTCTAATTCTGGTAGCCGTATTGATATTATTATTTCTGAGTGTAAAGAAAACGACGTCATTAGTATTTCAATAAAAGATGAGGGCATAGGTATCGTTCCAGAACTTCAATCACGTATCTTTGAAAGAACGTTTAGAGTTGAAGATTCTCGAAATACTAAGACTGGTGGTTCGGGGTTAGGATTATACATTGCAAATGAGTTAGCACAACAAATTGACGCCTCTATTACAGTCCAAAGTGATTTAGACATTGGAACCACGATGACACTTACCTTAAAAAAATTTCAATTTAAAAAGTAA
- a CDS encoding DoxX family protein — protein MKKISLFIIFLIRVISGIVIFRQGWEKFTGDFTLNGLVPVIRDNTDSPQWYKWFFEHIVAHTTGLFNIIVPLGEMAIGLGLILGIFAYAASFFGAFVMINYILADMIFTYPLQLAFFIILLMSHSLLAKVSLKEIIAYFRDRNNRGEDKHDPLTNRG, from the coding sequence ATGAAGAAAATAAGTTTATTTATAATATTTTTAATTCGTGTAATTTCAGGTATTGTTATTTTCAGACAAGGATGGGAGAAATTTACAGGTGATTTTACATTAAACGGGCTAGTTCCGGTAATTAGAGATAACACAGACTCTCCTCAATGGTATAAATGGTTTTTTGAACATATTGTTGCACACACAACAGGATTATTTAATATAATCGTACCTTTAGGGGAAATGGCAATTGGTTTAGGTTTAATTTTAGGTATATTTGCATACGCTGCAAGTTTCTTTGGAGCCTTCGTTATGATAAATTATATTTTAGCAGATATGATTTTTACGTACCCTCTACAATTAGCTTTCTTTATTATTTTACTCATGAGCCACTCTTTATTGGCTAAGGTATCACTTAAAGAAATCATCGCTTATTTTAGAGACCGTAATAACCGAGGTGAAGATAAGCATGACCCACTTACTAATCGTGGATGA